The Methanobrevibacter millerae genome includes the window TATTTAATTTGACATTTTCGCACAAATAATAATAAGAATTAGGATTTATTTCAATAGAAATTACTTTTCGGGCATTTGAATGAACACCGATAGGTATGGAAAAATATCCAATTCCAGCAAACATGTCCAGAACAGTTTCATTATCCCGAACTAATTTAGCAATTCTTAAGCGTTCATTGACATTACCCTTAGACCACATCACTTTTGATAAATCCAATTTAAACAGGCATTTATTTTCCTTGTTAATTGTTTCAGTTTCGCTGCCGAACAAAATTTTATAAACAGGTTCTCTTTTTGTGCCTTGAATATGGTCAATTTTCATGATTGTTTTAACATTATGTTTTTCAGCCAATTCTTCAAGATTGTCTGAATCATCATTTAAAATTAATATATCTCCTATTTTTTTATATTTCATTGAAAATCCCTAAATTATCAATAAACAAAAGCATTATTATTTTTAGATATGAAACTATTTAAAAATATTTATGAAAAATTATAATTTAATTACAAACATTAAGAAAACTTTATATACTTAGAATGGCTAATAATTAATTGTTAGTTTAAACTGACATATTGATTCTGATTTTAAATAAAATTAAATAATATTTTATTGACGATAACCTAAAAGTAGTTGAAATTATATTTTAAATACTTATAGAGGTGTTTTTAAATGGATGACAAAATTTTAGAAGGTACAACAACCGTAGGTATAACCTGTAAAGATGGTGTTGTATTTGCAAGCGAAAGAAGAGCTAGTATGGGTAACTTAGTAGCTCATAAAGTCGCAGAAAAAATATTTAAAATTGATGATCACATCGTAACAACCATAGCTGGTTCTGTTGGAGATGCACAAAGTCTAATGAAAATAATTGAAGCGGAAGTTTCACTTTATCAAATGAGAAACGACGATGCAATTAGCGTTAAAGCTGCAGCATCCTTGACTGCTAACATATTACGTTCCGGACCAATGTATGTTCAAACATTACTCGGTGGTATGGATGGAGATAAACCTTCACTTTACTCACTCGACCCAGCTGGTGGTATGATTGAAGATACTTACATATCAACCGGATCTGGTTCTATTGTAGCATACGGTGTTTTAGAAGACAGATTCCGCGATGATCTTACAACTGATGAAGGAATTGAAATAGCCATAAGAGCTATAAGAGCCGCTGCTGAACGTGACACATTCTCAGGTAATGGATATTTGGTCGCTAAAGTAGATAAAGACGGCTTTGAAATGTTAGATAATGAAAAAATTAATGAGATTCTTGAAAAAATATAAGCGATAACTAATTTTTCATAAACTAACTATTTTTTATATAAATCAGTGTACATAGTTTGTGAAGTTTGACTAATTATAGCTAAAAGCTTTTCACAGACTATTTTATTACACTAAACTTTTTTTGAAGGGATTATATGACTTCAGACATTTTAGATGAAATTAAAAAAGAAATTTTGGCTAAATTACCTAAAGATACACAGGTTACAAAAGTTGAATTTGAAGGACCTGAAGTGGTAGTTTATACAAAAAATCCACAAGTTATTACTGAAAACGGTGATCTAGTACGTTCACTTGCTAAAGAACTCAGAAAGAGAATTATTATTAGATCTGACAAAAGTGCTTTACTTGGCCCTGAAGAAACTATTAACAAAATACACGAAATTGTTCCCGAAGGTGCTGAAATTACAGACATCTACTTTGACACTGTAACTGGTGAAGTTGTAATTACTGCTAAAAAACCAGGACTTGTTATTGGTAAATATGGGGCTACTTCAAGAAATATTGTTAAAAATACTGGTTGGGCACCTAAAATTTTAAGAACTCCACCAATTAGTTCAGATGTTATTGGAAAAATAAGAACTACATTGAAAAACAGCAGTAAAGACAGAAAAAAATTATTACAAAGACTTGGACGTCAAATTCACCAGGGAAGCAAATATCCTAATGATTGGGCTAGAGTAACTTCTATGGGAGGATTTAAAGAAGTAGGACGTTCATCTATGCTTTTACAAACACCAAATAGTCGTGTATTATTAGATTGTGGTGTTAATGTGGCTGCACCAGATAATAAAACCGCATTTCCATATTTGAATGCACCAGAATTTTCAATAGAAGAATTGGATGCAGTCATTATTTCTCACGCTCACTTGGACCATTGTGGATTTGTACCATACCTTTATCACTACGGATATGAAGGACCGGTATATTGTACAACCCCAACAAGAGATTTGACTACATTACTGCAATTAGACCACATTGATATTGCTCAAAGAGAAGGAAATCCCTTACCTTTCAATGTAAAGCACATTCACAAAGCAATTAAAAATACCATTACACTTGATTATGGAGAAGTTACTGATATCTCCCCAGATATTAGATTAACATTACACAATGCAGGACACATTTTAGGTTCAGCAATTTCCCATATGCACATTGGTGACGGTGCACATAACCTTGTCTATACAGGGGACTTTAAATATGAACCATCAAGATTACTTGAACCTGCAACAATCAGATTCCCAAGAGCAGAAACTGTAATTATGGAAAGTACCTATGGTGGTAGGGAAGATGTTCAACCATCAAGAAACTCTGCAGAAAAAGAAATGATGAAAACCATCTATAAAACTTTAAAACGTGGAGGAAAAGTATTGGTACCGGTATTTGCAGTGGGAAGAGCACAAGAGCTAATGGTAGTTC containing:
- a CDS encoding class I SAM-dependent methyltransferase family protein; this translates as MKYKKIGDILILNDDSDNLEELAEKHNVKTIMKIDHIQGTKREPVYKILFGSETETINKENKCLFKLDLSKVMWSKGNVNERLRIAKLVRDNETVLDMFAGIGYFSIPIGVHSNARKVISIEINPNSYYYLCENVKLNKCDNITPVLGDCLVETPKYNADRILMGYVKTTHHYLKVAVNSLNKGGIIHYHETVPEKLLETRPISRIKQAAGDRDVELLKINKIKKYAPGVEHVVIDALID
- a CDS encoding beta-CASP ribonuclease aCPSF1: MTSDILDEIKKEILAKLPKDTQVTKVEFEGPEVVVYTKNPQVITENGDLVRSLAKELRKRIIIRSDKSALLGPEETINKIHEIVPEGAEITDIYFDTVTGEVVITAKKPGLVIGKYGATSRNIVKNTGWAPKILRTPPISSDVIGKIRTTLKNSSKDRKKLLQRLGRQIHQGSKYPNDWARVTSMGGFKEVGRSSMLLQTPNSRVLLDCGVNVAAPDNKTAFPYLNAPEFSIEELDAVIISHAHLDHCGFVPYLYHYGYEGPVYCTTPTRDLTTLLQLDHIDIAQREGNPLPFNVKHIHKAIKNTITLDYGEVTDISPDIRLTLHNAGHILGSAISHMHIGDGAHNLVYTGDFKYEPSRLLEPATIRFPRAETVIMESTYGGREDVQPSRNSAEKEMMKTIYKTLKRGGKVLVPVFAVGRAQELMVVLEEYMRHGMIDEVPIYIDGMIWEATAIHTARPEYLSKDLRDQIFHMGRNPFVSDMFKKVQNYNQRKDIVESPQPAIILSTSGMLTGGNSVEYFKWLCEDERNTLIFVGYQSEGSLGRRIQKGRKDVPLEDDDGRTKEFHVNMETKTIHGFSGHSNRRQLMEYVKRLNPRPEKVITCHGDPKKAVDLASSIHRSYKIETRTPINLDCVRIH
- the psmB gene encoding archaeal proteasome endopeptidase complex subunit beta — translated: MDDKILEGTTTVGITCKDGVVFASERRASMGNLVAHKVAEKIFKIDDHIVTTIAGSVGDAQSLMKIIEAEVSLYQMRNDDAISVKAAASLTANILRSGPMYVQTLLGGMDGDKPSLYSLDPAGGMIEDTYISTGSGSIVAYGVLEDRFRDDLTTDEGIEIAIRAIRAAAERDTFSGNGYLVAKVDKDGFEMLDNEKINEILEKI